The proteins below are encoded in one region of Bacillus vallismortis:
- a CDS encoding MbtH family protein yields the protein MVNPFEDANGTYLVLINEEGQYSLWPGFIDVPSGWTVVHEQKGREACLDYIQSHWSDMRPNSLKTVENV from the coding sequence ATGGTAAATCCTTTTGAAGATGCGAATGGCACGTATTTAGTGCTGATTAATGAGGAGGGCCAATATTCTCTGTGGCCCGGTTTTATCGATGTGCCGAGCGGCTGGACAGTCGTTCATGAGCAGAAAGGGCGTGAAGCTTGTCTGGACTATATCCAATCGCATTGGAGCGATATGAGGCCAAATAGCCTAAAAACGGTTGAAAATGTGTAA
- the essB gene encoding type VII secretion protein EssB, with protein MSDKQKSYVENQLEAVAETTDAGYTFTFQREKIKLLDGLEANVIKDVNPFFHKEIDVTDDEVIITIQPPPSYKAFRFMKAKDKKSKWQFAYQLVQAVQHHNLSRLNVIVAPENIVFDKGLTPYFLHYGVKESIPPYGQDEERVWRELKAAAALAVDGAFAFEDYLKFNETLTFSEEAKAILDAASYEDLLELIQTHIDQLEAKAKTYIHIPRKKWNIQRYIGLGLIVLLVPALIYSMYALFFAQPKHQAIVDSNRAFLNKQYSEVISTLSKYDPESLPESVQYQLATSYVEVENLGSAKTKNIENNLVTLQSDPQHFLYWIDYGRGNYKEAISIGRKLEYNDYIYFGLAKYKQQLLSEDTNDEDIQKELDSVNSELEKAKKEHDENQEQSNTDTSLVDTTEEQTQTDEQKQQAEEKAAEEKAAAEEKAKKEEQAKKEKETEKKDEKKDDK; from the coding sequence ATGTCGGATAAACAAAAATCATATGTAGAAAACCAATTAGAAGCCGTTGCCGAGACAACAGATGCCGGCTATACATTTACCTTTCAGCGGGAAAAAATAAAGCTTCTGGACGGTCTCGAAGCCAACGTGATCAAAGATGTAAATCCTTTTTTTCATAAAGAGATCGATGTGACGGATGATGAAGTGATCATCACAATCCAACCTCCTCCCTCCTATAAAGCATTCCGCTTCATGAAAGCTAAAGATAAAAAAAGCAAATGGCAGTTTGCCTATCAGCTTGTTCAAGCTGTACAGCATCACAATCTGTCGAGGCTTAATGTGATTGTCGCTCCTGAAAACATTGTATTCGATAAAGGCCTGACGCCTTATTTTCTTCATTACGGCGTAAAAGAAAGCATTCCTCCATACGGGCAAGATGAGGAAAGAGTGTGGCGGGAGCTGAAAGCCGCAGCGGCTTTGGCAGTTGACGGCGCTTTTGCGTTTGAAGACTACCTGAAATTCAATGAAACGCTGACGTTCTCCGAAGAAGCTAAGGCGATATTGGATGCAGCGTCCTATGAAGACCTGCTCGAACTGATTCAAACCCATATCGATCAGCTTGAAGCCAAAGCGAAAACATACATACATATTCCGAGAAAGAAGTGGAACATTCAGCGATACATCGGCCTGGGGCTTATTGTTTTGCTGGTCCCGGCGCTTATTTATTCGATGTACGCCTTATTTTTCGCACAGCCAAAGCATCAGGCGATAGTGGACAGCAACCGCGCTTTCTTAAACAAGCAGTACAGTGAGGTGATCAGCACACTGTCAAAATACGATCCGGAGAGCCTGCCGGAATCGGTGCAGTATCAGCTGGCGACGTCTTATGTTGAGGTTGAAAATCTAGGGAGTGCAAAAACTAAAAATATTGAAAATAATTTAGTCACACTTCAATCAGACCCTCAGCATTTCTTGTATTGGATTGATTATGGCCGAGGGAATTACAAAGAAGCTATCAGTATTGGCCGTAAACTTGAATACAATGATTATATTTACTTTGGCCTTGCAAAATATAAACAGCAGCTTTTATCTGAAGATACAAATGATGAAGACATACAAAAAGAACTCGATTCAGTTAATAGTGAACTTGAAAAAGCAAAAAAGGAGCATGACGAAAATCAAGAACAGTCTAATACTGACACATCTTTAGTTGATACAACCGAAGAACAAACACAAACAGACGAACAAAAACAACAAGCTGAAGAAAAAGCGGCAGAAGAAAAAGCCGCAGCCGAAGAAAAAGCGAAAAAAGAAGAACAAGCGAAGAAAGAAAAAGAAACAGAAAAGAAAGATGAGAAAAAAGATGACAAATAA
- the yukD gene encoding ESX secretion system protein YukD yields the protein MYIDITIDLKHYNGSVFDLRLSDYHPVKKVIDIAWQAQSVAIPPREGHWIRVVNKDTVFSGECKLSDCGITNGDRLEIL from the coding sequence ATGTATATAGATATTACGATAGATTTGAAACATTATAACGGCAGTGTCTTTGATCTCAGATTGTCAGATTACCACCCGGTGAAAAAAGTAATTGATATTGCTTGGCAGGCTCAAAGCGTAGCTATACCTCCGCGCGAAGGGCACTGGATCAGAGTGGTTAATAAGGATACGGTGTTTTCCGGAGAATGCAAGCTGTCAGATTGCGGCATTACAAACGGAGACCGGCTTGAAATATTATGA
- a CDS encoding WXG100 family type VII secretion target produces MAGLIRVTPEELRAMAKQYGVESQEVLNQVDRLNRMISDLKSMWEGASSEAFADQYEQLKPSFIKMSDLLQDVNQQLDQTANTLESTDQDIANQIRG; encoded by the coding sequence ATGGCAGGATTAATTCGTGTCACACCCGAAGAGCTAAGAGCGATGGCGAAGCAATACGGCGTTGAGAGCCAGGAAGTATTAAATCAGGTTGATCGTTTAAACCGTATGATCTCTGATTTGAAAAGCATGTGGGAAGGTGCTTCAAGTGAAGCGTTCGCAGATCAATACGAGCAGCTCAAACCTTCATTTATCAAAATGTCAGATTTGCTTCAAGATGTGAATCAGCAGCTTGATCAAACTGCAAATACACTTGAGTCTACTGACCAAGACATCGCAAATCAAATTCGCGGATAA
- the ald gene encoding alanine dehydrogenase — translation MIIGVPKEIKNNENRVALTPGGVSQLISNGHRVLVETGAGLGSGFENEAYESAGAEIIADPKQVWNAEMVMKVKEPLPEEYVYFREGLVLFTYLHLAAEPKLAQALKEKGVTAIAYETVSDGRSLPLLTPMSEVAGRMAAQIGAQFLEKPKGGKGILLAGVPGVSRGKVTIIGGGAVGTNAAKMAVGLGADVTIIDLNADRLRQLDDIFGHQLKTLMSNPVNIADAVAEADLLICAVLIPGAKAPTLVTEEMVKQMNPGSVIVDVAIDQGGIVETVDHITTHDQPTYEKHGVVHYAVANMPGAVPRTSTIALTNVTVPYALQIANKGAAKALADNAALRAGLNTANGHVTYEAVAKDLGYEYVPAEKALEDESSVAGA, via the coding sequence ATGATCATAGGGGTTCCTAAAGAGATAAAAAACAACGAAAACCGTGTGGCACTAACACCTGGGGGCGTTTCTCAGCTCATTTCAAACGGCCACCGGGTGCTCGTTGAAACAGGCGCGGGCCTTGGAAGCGGATTTGAAAACGAAGCCTATGAATCAGCAGGAGCGGAAATCATTGCTGATCCGAAACAGGTATGGAACGCTGAAATGGTCATGAAGGTCAAAGAACCGCTGCCGGAAGAATACGTCTACTTCCGTGAAGGACTTGTGCTGTTTACGTACCTTCATTTGGCAGCTGAGCCTAAGCTTGCACAGGCCTTGAAAGAAAAAGGCGTTACGGCGATCGCATACGAAACGGTTAGTGACGGCCGGTCATTGCCGCTTCTGACGCCAATGTCAGAGGTTGCAGGCAGAATGGCAGCGCAAATCGGAGCTCAATTTTTGGAGAAACCCAAGGGCGGAAAAGGCATTTTGCTTGCCGGAGTGCCAGGCGTTTCCCGCGGCAAAGTAACGATTATCGGAGGAGGCGCCGTCGGCACAAACGCTGCGAAAATGGCTGTCGGACTCGGTGCAGACGTGACTATCATCGACTTAAACGCAGACCGCCTGCGCCAGCTTGATGACATTTTCGGCCATCAGCTGAAAACGTTAATGTCAAATCCGGTCAATATCGCAGATGCTGTGGCGGAAGCGGATCTTCTCATTTGCGCGGTATTAATTCCGGGTGCTAAAGCTCCGACTCTTGTCACCGAGGAAATGGTAAAACAAATGAACCCTGGTTCAGTGATTGTCGATGTTGCGATTGACCAAGGCGGCATCGTCGAAACTGTCGACCATATTACCACACATGATCAGCCGACATATGAAAAACACGGCGTTGTCCACTACGCTGTGGCAAACATGCCGGGCGCTGTCCCTCGGACATCAACAATCGCGCTGACAAACGTTACTGTTCCATACGCGCTGCAAATCGCGAACAAAGGAGCAGCAAAAGCGCTCGCAGACAATGCGGCACTGAGAGCCGGTTTAAACACAGCGAACGGACACGTGACCTATGAGGCTGTGGCAAAGGATTTAGGATACGAGTATGTACCTGCAGAGAAGGCTTTAGAGGATGAGTCATCTGTAGCGGGTGCTTAA
- a CDS encoding amino acid adenylation domain-containing protein produces the protein MPDTKDLQYSLTGAQTGIWFAQQLDPDNPIYNTAEYIEINGTLNIALFEEALRRVIKEAESLHVRFGENMDGPWQMMNLSPDVQLHVIDVSSEPDPEKTALHWMKADLAKPVDLRHDPLFNEALFLAGPDRFFWYQRIHHIAIDGFGFSLIAQRVASTYAALMKGQSTDGRSFGSLRAILEEDADYRASEQYEKDRQFWLNRFADEPEVVSLADRAPRTSNRFLRHTAHLPLSDVNTLKEAARYFSGTWHEVMIAVTAVYVHRMTGSEDVVLGLPMMGRIGSASLKVPAMVMNLLPLRLSVSSSMSFSELIQQISREIRSLRRHHKYRHEELRRDLKLIGENHRLFGPQMNLMPFDYGLDFAGARGTTHNLSAGPVDDLSINVYDRTDGRGLRIDIDANPEVYSEFDIQLHQQRILQLLQTASAGEDMLIGQMELLLAEEKKQVIREWNETAKSEKLLSLRDMFERQAILTPERIALICDGVQVNYQELNEKANRLAHLLIEKGLGPEQYVALALPRSPEMVASMLAVLKTGAAYLPLDPEFPADRISYMLKDAKPSCILTTEEIAARLPDDLSVPQLVLDQTVTQEIVKRYSPGNPNVSVSLAHPAYIIYTSGSTGRPKGVVVTLKSLSNFLLSMQEAFSLGEEDRLLAVTTVAFDISALELFLPLISGAQIVIAKKETIREPQTLAQMIEYFDINIMQATPTLWHALVANEPETLRGLRVLVGGEALPSGLLQALHELQCPVTNLYGPTETTIWSAAAFLEKGVKGVPAIGKPIWNTQVYVLDHGLQPVPPGVVGELYIAGTGLARGYFRRPDLTAERFIADPYGPPGTRMYRTGDQARWRADGSLDYIGRADHQIKIRGFRIELGEIDAVIAKHPDIEQAAVVVREDQPGDKRLVAYMVAAEAIDTAELRRYVGASLPDYMVPAAFVEMDELPLTPNGKLNRKALPAPDFSTSVSDRGPRTPQEEILCDLFAEVLGLARVGIDDSFFELGGHSLLAARLMSRIREVMGAELGIAKLFDEPTVAGLAAHLDQAQSVRPALQRAERPEKIPLSFAQRRLWFLHCLEGPSPTYNIPVAIRLSGELDQSVLQAALYDLVCRHESLRTIFPESQGTSYQHILDADQARPVLHVTEMAEKELSERLAEAVRYSFDLAAEPAFRAELFVIGPGECVLLLLVHHIVGDGWSLTPLTRDLGAAYAARCHGKAPEWAPLAVQYADYALWQQELLGSGDDPNSLIAGQLAFWKETLRNLPDQLELPTDYSRPAEPSHDGDTIHFRIEPELHKRLQELARANRVSLFMVLQSGLAALLTRLGAGTDIPVGSPIAGRNDDALGDLVGLFINTLVLRTDTSGDPSFRELLDRVREVNLAAYENQDLPFERLVEVLNPARSRATHPLFQIMLAFQNTPDAELHLPDMDSSLQIHSVGSAKFDLTLEISENRLADGTPNGLEGLLEYSTDLFKRETAQALADRLMRLLEAAESDPDQHIGNLDILAPEERSNMVTDWQSVSDKLPHACLPEQFEKQAALSPDAIAVVYEDQALRYAELNERANRLARMLISEGVGPEQFVALALPRSLEMAVGLLAVLKAGAAYLPLDPDYPADRIAFMLKDAQPAFIMTNIKAAAHIPPAENVPRIILDDPELAEKLNRYPAENPNNTDRIQPLSPLNTAYVIYTSGSTGVPKGVMIPHQNVTRLFAATDHWFHFSSDDIWTMFHSYAFDFSVWEIWGPLLHGGRLVIVPHHVSRSPESFLRLLVKEGVTVLNQTPSAFYQLMQAEREQPDLGQALSLRYIIFGGEALELSRLEDWYKSHPENRPQLVNMYGITETTVHVSYIELDREIAALRANSLIGCGIPDLGVYVLDERLQPVPPGVAGEMYVSGAGLARGYLGRSGLTAERFIADPFGPPGTRMYRTGDVARLRADGSLDYVGRADHQVKIRGFRIELGEIEAALVQHSQLEDAAVIVREDQPGDKRLAAYVIPSSEETFDPAELRKYAAERLPDYMVPSAFVAMEELPLTPNGKLDRKALPAPNFTAAVTGRGPRTPQEEILCDLFMEVLHLPRVGIDDRFFDVGGHSLLAVQLMSRIREALGVELSIGILFEAPTVAGLAERLEMGSSQSALDVLLPLRTSGDKPPLFCVHPAGGLSWCYAGLMTNVGTDYPIYGLQARGIGQREELPETLDDMAADYIEQIRTVQPKGPYHLLGWSLGGNVIQAMATQLQNQGEEISLLVMLDAYPNHFLPIKEAPDDEEALIALLALGGYDPDSLGDKPLDFETAIEILRRDGSALASLDESVILNLKNTYVNSVGILGSYKPKTFRGNVLFFRSTIIPEWFDPIEPDSWKPYINGQIEQIDIDCRHKDLCQPEPLAQIGKVLAVKLEEMNK, from the coding sequence ATGCCTGATACAAAAGACCTTCAATATTCTTTGACCGGAGCGCAAACCGGCATATGGTTTGCACAGCAGCTTGATCCGGACAATCCAATCTACAATACGGCGGAATATATAGAAATCAATGGAACACTCAATATTGCTCTTTTTGAAGAAGCTTTGCGGCGTGTGATAAAGGAAGCGGAATCGCTGCATGTCCGCTTCGGTGAAAACATGGACGGGCCTTGGCAGATGATGAACCTGTCTCCAGATGTACAGCTGCATGTCATTGATGTCAGCTCTGAGCCTGATCCGGAAAAAACAGCATTACACTGGATGAAGGCCGATTTGGCAAAGCCAGTCGATTTAAGACATGACCCTTTGTTCAATGAAGCTCTGTTTTTAGCCGGACCTGATCGTTTCTTTTGGTATCAGCGCATTCACCATATTGCGATTGACGGCTTCGGTTTTTCCCTCATTGCCCAGCGTGTGGCAAGTACGTATGCCGCGCTTATGAAAGGACAATCAACTGATGGTCGTTCCTTTGGTTCTCTCCGGGCCATTTTGGAGGAGGATGCAGATTATCGCGCATCAGAGCAGTACGAGAAGGATCGCCAATTCTGGCTGAATCGTTTTGCTGATGAACCTGAGGTTGTGAGTTTGGCTGATCGGGCGCCAAGAACATCTAACCGTTTTCTTCGTCATACGGCGCATCTGCCTCTATCTGATGTAAACACGTTAAAAGAAGCGGCGCGCTATTTCTCAGGAACCTGGCATGAAGTCATGATTGCGGTGACAGCTGTTTATGTGCACCGCATGACTGGCTCTGAGGATGTTGTGCTCGGTCTTCCTATGATGGGACGGATAGGGTCCGCATCACTGAAAGTGCCGGCTATGGTGATGAATCTTCTCCCTCTCCGGCTTTCCGTCAGCTCTTCGATGAGCTTTTCTGAACTTATTCAGCAAATTTCCCGGGAAATCCGCAGTTTACGGCGACATCATAAGTATCGCCATGAAGAGCTTCGGCGAGATCTGAAATTGATAGGAGAAAACCATAGGTTATTTGGACCGCAAATGAACCTCATGCCATTTGATTACGGGCTCGATTTTGCCGGGGCCCGGGGAACAACGCATAATCTCTCAGCCGGTCCTGTCGATGATCTATCAATCAATGTCTATGACAGAACGGACGGCAGAGGGCTGCGGATTGATATAGACGCGAATCCTGAGGTTTACAGCGAGTTTGATATTCAGCTTCATCAGCAGCGTATTTTGCAGTTGCTGCAAACGGCTTCAGCCGGGGAAGACATGCTGATAGGGCAAATGGAGCTTCTATTGGCAGAGGAGAAAAAACAAGTCATTCGTGAATGGAATGAGACGGCAAAATCTGAGAAGCTGCTCAGCCTTCGGGACATGTTTGAAAGGCAGGCAATCCTTACACCTGAACGTATCGCTCTCATATGTGATGGCGTTCAAGTAAACTATCAAGAGTTAAATGAAAAGGCAAACCGTCTCGCGCATCTGTTGATCGAAAAAGGGCTTGGACCGGAGCAATATGTCGCTTTGGCGCTGCCGCGTTCCCCAGAGATGGTAGCTTCGATGCTTGCTGTACTAAAGACTGGTGCGGCGTATCTTCCGCTCGATCCCGAGTTTCCGGCCGATCGAATTTCTTACATGCTCAAGGACGCAAAACCTTCATGCATCTTAACGACTGAGGAAATAGCAGCCCGTCTGCCTGATGACCTGTCTGTTCCGCAGCTTGTGCTTGATCAGACTGTGACGCAGGAGATTGTAAAACGTTATTCGCCTGGCAATCCCAATGTATCGGTTTCTCTTGCCCATCCTGCGTATATCATCTATACCTCAGGATCAACAGGAAGGCCGAAGGGTGTCGTTGTTACGCTGAAAAGCTTGAGTAATTTTCTGCTGTCCATGCAGGAGGCATTTTCTCTAGGAGAAGAAGACAGGCTGTTGGCTGTGACGACTGTCGCTTTTGATATTTCGGCATTGGAGTTATTTCTTCCGCTTATCAGCGGGGCGCAAATCGTGATCGCTAAGAAAGAAACGATCCGTGAGCCACAGACATTAGCTCAAATGATTGAATATTTCGATATCAATATTATGCAGGCGACACCGACACTATGGCATGCTCTGGTGGCGAATGAACCTGAGACACTTCGGGGGCTCAGAGTGCTTGTTGGAGGCGAGGCGCTGCCGAGCGGCCTTTTGCAGGCGCTACACGAGCTCCAGTGTCCAGTCACGAACTTATACGGCCCGACTGAAACAACGATTTGGTCTGCAGCAGCTTTTCTTGAAAAAGGGGTGAAGGGCGTTCCGGCGATTGGCAAACCGATTTGGAACACGCAGGTATATGTGCTTGATCACGGTTTGCAGCCGGTGCCGCCGGGCGTTGTCGGAGAGCTTTATATTGCAGGAACCGGCTTGGCCAGAGGTTATTTCCGCCGCCCTGATTTAACGGCTGAGCGCTTTATTGCAGATCCATACGGACCGCCGGGGACTCGGATGTATCGAACCGGAGACCAGGCCCGCTGGCGCGCTGATGGCTCTTTGGACTATATCGGACGGGCGGATCATCAAATTAAAATCCGCGGATTCCGAATTGAACTTGGAGAAATTGATGCCGTGATTGCCAAGCATCCGGACATTGAACAGGCCGCGGTTGTCGTTCGGGAAGATCAGCCGGGAGACAAACGATTGGTTGCATATATGGTTGCTGCAGAAGCTATTGATACTGCCGAGCTTCGCCGTTATGTGGGCGCCAGTCTTCCAGATTATATGGTGCCGGCGGCATTTGTGGAGATGGACGAACTGCCATTAACACCTAATGGCAAGCTTAATCGAAAAGCGCTGCCAGCGCCTGATTTTAGTACATCTGTCAGCGATCGGGGACCGAGGACGCCACAAGAAGAGATATTGTGTGATTTGTTTGCCGAGGTTCTTGGTTTGGCACGCGTCGGCATTGATGACAGTTTCTTCGAGCTTGGCGGTCATTCTCTTCTTGCAGCCCGTTTGATGAGCCGCATTCGTGAGGTAATGGGCGCCGAACTCGGTATCGCCAAGCTCTTTGACGAACCGACAGTAGCCGGACTAGCTGCCCATCTTGACCAGGCGCAGAGTGTGCGTCCCGCGTTGCAAAGAGCTGAGCGGCCTGAAAAGATCCCGCTATCTTTTGCCCAGCGCCGGCTGTGGTTCCTCCATTGCCTGGAAGGGCCGAGCCCCACTTATAATATTCCGGTTGCTATCCGTTTGTCGGGTGAGCTGGATCAAAGTGTGCTGCAAGCGGCACTTTATGATCTCGTCTGCCGCCATGAAAGCCTTCGGACGATCTTCCCCGAATCACAGGGGACATCCTATCAGCATATTTTAGACGCTGATCAAGCCCGGCCTGTTTTACATGTTACAGAAATGGCTGAGAAGGAACTTTCTGAGCGGCTTGCCGAAGCTGTGCGCTACAGTTTTGATCTTGCAGCTGAACCTGCTTTTCGTGCCGAGCTTTTTGTCATCGGTCCTGGCGAGTGCGTGCTGCTCCTCCTCGTGCATCATATTGTCGGAGATGGCTGGTCCTTAACGCCTCTGACCCGAGATCTTGGGGCGGCATATGCGGCTCGCTGCCACGGAAAAGCTCCTGAATGGGCGCCCCTTGCTGTGCAATATGCAGACTATGCGCTTTGGCAGCAAGAACTGCTTGGAAGCGGCGATGATCCAAATAGTTTGATTGCCGGACAGCTTGCTTTCTGGAAAGAAACCCTCAGGAATTTGCCTGATCAGCTTGAACTGCCAACAGATTATTCACGTCCGGCTGAGCCGAGTCATGATGGGGATACGATTCATTTCCGCATTGAGCCCGAGTTGCACAAGCGATTACAGGAGCTGGCCCGCGCAAATAGGGTGAGTCTGTTTATGGTGCTTCAATCCGGTCTCGCCGCTTTATTGACAAGGCTTGGGGCGGGCACTGATATTCCGGTCGGCAGTCCGATCGCGGGGCGGAATGATGATGCGCTGGGCGATTTGGTGGGGCTGTTTATCAATACATTGGTGCTCAGAACCGATACGTCCGGTGATCCAAGCTTCCGTGAGCTTCTTGACAGAGTGAGGGAAGTGAATCTGGCAGCCTATGAAAATCAGGATCTGCCGTTTGAGAGACTCGTTGAGGTGCTCAATCCGGCTCGATCGCGTGCGACGCATCCTTTATTCCAAATCATGCTTGCGTTCCAAAACACACCGGATGCTGAACTGCATCTTCCTGACATGGACAGCAGCCTGCAGATCCATAGTGTCGGTTCTGCCAAGTTTGATTTGACGCTTGAAATCAGTGAAAACCGTCTTGCTGACGGGACTCCAAACGGATTGGAAGGGCTGCTCGAGTACAGCACGGATCTTTTCAAGCGGGAAACTGCACAAGCTCTTGCTGACCGTCTGATGCGCCTGCTTGAGGCTGCCGAATCTGATCCCGACCAGCACATCGGAAATCTGGACATCCTTGCACCAGAGGAGCGCAGCAACATGGTGACAGATTGGCAAAGTGTTTCTGACAAGCTTCCGCACGCATGTTTGCCGGAGCAGTTTGAGAAGCAGGCTGCTTTAAGCCCGGATGCCATTGCCGTTGTGTATGAAGATCAGGCGCTGAGGTATGCTGAGCTGAATGAACGAGCAAATCGGCTTGCCCGAATGCTGATCAGTGAAGGCGTCGGGCCGGAGCAATTTGTCGCTTTGGCACTGCCTCGGTCATTGGAAATGGCTGTCGGGCTATTGGCGGTGCTGAAAGCCGGCGCAGCTTATTTGCCTCTCGATCCTGACTATCCGGCAGACCGAATCGCTTTTATGCTGAAGGATGCGCAGCCGGCGTTTATCATGACGAACATAAAAGCTGCAGCGCACATTCCGCCAGCGGAAAATGTGCCGAGAATCATACTGGATGATCCCGAACTTGCAGAGAAACTAAACAGATACCCTGCTGAGAATCCAAATAATACAGATAGAATTCAGCCGCTTTCTCCTTTGAATACGGCGTATGTCATATATACATCAGGCTCAACGGGTGTTCCAAAAGGTGTGATGATTCCTCACCAAAACGTTACGCGTTTATTTGCAGCCACTGATCACTGGTTCCATTTCAGCTCAGACGATATCTGGACCATGTTCCATTCCTATGCGTTTGACTTTTCGGTGTGGGAGATTTGGGGTCCTCTGCTGCATGGCGGACGTCTTGTGATCGTGCCTCATCACGTCAGCAGATCGCCAGAATCGTTTCTCCGCCTGCTTGTCAAAGAGGGGGTGACCGTTCTGAATCAGACACCGTCCGCTTTCTATCAGTTGATGCAAGCGGAACGGGAGCAGCCGGATCTCGGTCAGGCACTCAGTCTGCGCTATATCATTTTTGGCGGGGAAGCGCTTGAACTCAGCCGTCTAGAGGATTGGTATAAAAGCCACCCTGAAAATAGACCGCAGCTGGTCAATATGTATGGGATTACAGAAACGACGGTGCATGTCAGCTATATTGAATTAGACCGAGAAATTGCGGCTTTACGGGCAAACAGCTTGATCGGCTGCGGCATTCCCGATCTTGGCGTATATGTGCTGGATGAGCGCTTGCAGCCGGTGCCGCCGGGTGTTGCCGGAGAGATGTATGTATCAGGAGCGGGATTGGCAAGAGGCTATCTAGGGCGGTCTGGCCTAACAGCGGAACGCTTCATAGCCGATCCGTTCGGTCCTCCGGGCACTCGGATGTATCGAACTGGAGATGTGGCCCGCCTCCGCGCTGACGGCTCTCTCGACTACGTCGGCCGTGCCGATCACCAAGTGAAAATTCGGGGCTTCCGGATTGAACTGGGAGAGATTGAAGCTGCGCTCGTTCAGCATTCGCAGCTTGAAGATGCGGCAGTAATCGTGCGTGAGGATCAGCCGGGAGATAAACGGTTGGCAGCTTATGTCATACCTTCTTCGGAAGAAACGTTTGATCCGGCGGAACTGCGCAAATATGCTGCTGAGAGGCTCCCGGATTACATGGTGCCTTCTGCCTTTGTGGCGATGGAAGAATTGCCGTTGACACCGAATGGAAAGCTTGACCGTAAAGCGCTGCCCGCTCCGAATTTCACAGCAGCAGTGACAGGACGCGGACCAAGAACACCGCAGGAAGAAATTCTCTGTGACCTGTTTATGGAGGTGCTTCACTTGCCGCGTGTCGGTATTGATGACCGTTTCTTTGATGTAGGCGGCCATTCCTTGCTTGCTGTTCAGCTGATGAGCCGCATCCGTGAAGCGCTCGGCGTTGAACTCAGCATCGGCATCCTATTCGAAGCGCCGACTGTTGCCGGGCTTGCTGAAAGACTTGAAATGGGATCAAGCCAAAGCGCACTTGACGTTCTGCTGCCTCTCCGAACAAGCGGAGACAAGCCTCCTTTATTCTGTGTGCATCCGGCAGGCGGTCTCAGCTGGTGCTATGCCGGTTTGATGACGAATGTAGGAACCGATTATCCGATCTACGGATTGCAGGCACGGGGTATCGGTCAGCGCGAGGAGCTTCCGGAAACTCTTGATGACATGGCTGCTGATTATATTGAACAAATCAGAACGGTTCAGCCGAAAGGCCCGTACCATCTGCTGGGCTGGTCCCTTGGCGGGAATGTTATTCAAGCAATGGCAACCCAGCTGCAAAATCAAGGAGAAGAAATATCTCTGCTGGTGATGCTGGATGCCTACCCGAACCACTTCCTTCCTATAAAAGAGGCGCCGGATGATGAGGAAGCGCTTATTGCCCTTCTGGCGTTAGGCGGGTACGATCCAGACAGCTTAGGGGATAAACCGCTTGATTTCGAAACGGCGATTGAGATTCTCCGCCGTGACGGCAGCGCGCTTGCGAGCCTGGATGAATCAGTCATTTTAAATCTGAAGAACACCTATGTCAATTCTGTCGGCATTTTAGGCTCATATAAGCCGAAAACCTTCCGTGGAAATGTCTTGTTTTTCAGATCTACAATCATTCCTGAATGGTTTGATCCGATTGAACCAGATTCGTGGAAGCCTTATATTAACGGACAAATTGAACAAATCGACATCGACTGCCGCCATAAAGATCTTTGCCAGCCCGAACCGCTCGCTCAAATCGGCAAGGTTCTCGCTGTCAAACTGGAAGAAATGAATAAATAA